One Marinobacter sp. es.048 genomic window, GACGCCGCTTTTTCTCGGCGTTGTCGATAATCCGGAATCCCTTGTAGAAAATAATTCCGACGACCAGGAACACCAGCAGATACTGCAACACGGATTGGAGAAATTCCCGGTAAAGCGGAGCGAACCGGGTTTCCGAAATGGTCCACAACTGGTAGCGGTTGTTGAAGACAGCTGCAGTCAGATAATCCTCACCCTGGCGTCGGGTTCGGATAACCACCGACTCACTACCCTGCATGCCCTCCTCGACACTCAGGCCAAGCTCCTTCTCGAAGGCTGCCCGGTTTGTCTCCCGCTGGTCCACCGGCACCCGGATTTGCGAATACTGATGCGGACCAACGCCTTCAGCCGACATGAACTGAACATAGCCATCGGTTTCCCGAAACAGCATTACAGTGTCAGAGTCGCCGTCATGCAAGGTCTGGCTAAAAACCGAACCATGGCCATCAAGCCGCATGCCGGCTGTCATGACGGCAACGACTTCCCCACTCGGGGACCGTATTGCTTTCCGGATCGGTATAACCCACGCGCCCAGGGCGTCTACGAAATAGGTCCGCCCCACTACCATTGCCTCGGAAGACAGGGCTCCCAGGAAACTGTCACGAGTCTCGGGATCGGTTCTCAGATTTGGAAGACTCGACAGGTCAAGGCTGGTGCTGACACGAACCAGCGTGCCGTCAGGCCTGGCCAACCCGAAGCCCACGAGCATGGGGTTGGCGGCGAGGATGCTGTCGAGCAAGGGTATCTGTCGACTCCCTGACAAGAGGTTGTCCTGATTGAGCAACTCTCGGCCAATAACATCAAGAACGAGCTCCTGAGTTCGCAGGATACTGTCAACGGACTGCGCAACCAGCTCGACACGGGCGGTCTGGTAAAGCTTCTCGTCCGAAATAAGGCCCTGCCAACGAAAAAACAGAACGGTACTGAGGAGCAACAGGCCACCGAGGAGGATAAGAGCGAAGAGTGTCCAGAGATTGCGTTTGAGAATCGCCAAAGCAGTTCCAAAGGTTCACGAAATTAACCAACAAGTTGCATCAGTATAAGCGAGAGCACGCAAACCGCATTGCAATTTCCATCCTTAATCTAATCCCGATTATTTTCCAGGGAACTAAATACTGCGATTCGTGACAACAGAGTAATTCCAGGCCCACCAAAAAAGAAAATACCGGGTGATATAGTCTAATAAACTGAGCGCCAATCGATACGACAGGAGTGTGCTTATGAACGTGATGTCTGTCCTGAACCAGGTAATGAAACAGGCCCAGGGAAGCCAGTCCCAGGGTGGTGGCATGGACGTCAACAAAATGGTGAACAGCCTTGGCAGCCAGCTCAAAGGCGCCCAGGGATCCGGTTCGGGCATCGACGTAAAAAGCCTGCTGGGCGGCGGAGCCCTCGGCATGATGCTGGGTTCCAAGCGCGGCCGAAAGATGGGCGGCAAAGCCCTCAAATACGGTGCCCTTGCAGGCGTGGGTGTATTGGCCTGGAAAGCCTACCAGAACTACCAGACCAACAGTCAGAATCCGGCCCAGCCGGCGGTCGTACAACAGGGACAGCCACTGGAGCAGCTGCAAGGACAGGCACAGGAACAACGGGGGCTGGAGATACTCCAGGCCATGATCATGGCGGCCCGTGCGGATGGCCACATTGACGCCAACGAGCGAGCCCTTCTCACCCAGGAAATCGAGAAACTGGGGCCAGACGACGAACTCCACGCCTGGATTCAACAGCAGTTTGACGCCCCGCTGGACGCCACTGCCCTGGCCCGCAATGCCGACTCGCCCCAGGCCAGTCGGGAAATCTACATTGTGAGCGCGGTAATGATCGACGAGCAGAACCCCATGGAGCGGGCCTGGCTGGATCAACTCGCCAGCGCCCTCCAGCTCGACCCGGGCCTTGCGAGGGAACTGGAGCAACAGATCCAGAGCGCAACAGCGGGGTAGTCGTCAGGCTTTCTTGACGAACTCCGATTTCAGTTTCATGGCACCAATACCGTCGATCTTGCAATCGATATCGTGATCGCCGTCTACCAGGCGGATATTCTTCACCTTGGTGCCGACTTTTACCACGGAACTGGAACCCTTGACCTTCAAATCCTTGATCACAGTGACCGTATCGCCATCCTGAAGCTCATTGCCGTTGGCGTCGCGAATCATCGTCCCGGCGTCAGCCGCCGCAGCCGCAGCCTCAGACCACTCATGCCCGCACTCGGGACAAACCAGTTGAACGCCGTCCTCATACGTGTACTCAGAACTGCACTGCGGGCATGGCGGGAGCTGCGACATTATCATTTCCTGTTAATTGAATGGGCGCAAGATTATACCATCAACGCCCGGGCGAGACCCTTGCCAGAACCGTTGGCGTCTCTGACAGAGGCAAGGCGATGATCACCCCCTCATTGGACGACGGGAAAATATCGGCCAAAGCAGTGACATTCACCTGGTGCGATACCATGATCACCGGAGCACCTTCCTCCAACTGATTCACCAGAGTAATGGTCTGCCGAGTCTGAGTCGGCCCGTCACCACGATTCCGGAAAAAAGAATTCAGCGACGGCCACTCGGTTACCTCACCCATGTCCATCCCCGTGGCGGTGTCCATACAACGACACCACTGACTGCTGAACACCCGCGCCTCGGTAATACCATGGTCTGCCAGAAACGGCTTCCACGCCCGAGCCTGCTCCCGGCCGGTATCGTTCAAATTTCGCTGGGTGCTGCAATCTTTAATATCAAAGTTACCCGGGTCCCCGGTCCCCGGCGCCAATGCGTGACGCAGCATCAGAACAGCCCGTCCGTCTCTCAGAGCGTCCCAGGCTTCTTCGTTGTTATCGGCAGCAAAGGCCGGTAACGAAAACAGGAGCGCTAACAAACCTGAAAATAGAATTCGGCTAATCATTTCCGACACCTCTCTTAAATGGTACTGCGACCGCGGGTAAACCACGGATGTCTGAGAGAGGCATTGGGGCCGTTGTTCCAAAAATGTAGAGGGCCAAGGATGGCCCGAAACAAGCGCACAGGGAAGTGCTCGTAGCGGTTTTTGGAACAACGGCCCCAATGCCTCAACCACTGAAGTAGAACCACAATCCTAAATACGCGGATACCAACTACCAAGCTCACAACAACAAAAGGTAAACTCCCAGCAGAGCCACGCCAAAAGAAGGAACCACCATGCCAATCTGGGTCGACGCCGACGCCTGCCCCGTCCCAATCCGGGAAATCCTCTGCCGCGCCGCCACCCGCTGGCAAATCGACACCACCTTCATCGCCAACCACGCCATCACCCTGCCTCCGAGCCCTTACATCAAGCGCCGACAGGTTCCCCAGGGCTTTGACGTGGCCGACAACGAAATCATGGACCAGATGCACAAAGGCGATCTGGTGATCACGCAGGACATCCCACTGGCCGCCGAAGCCATTGAAAAAGGCGCCGACGTCTTCAATCCCCGCGGCCAGGCCTTTACCAAAGAGAATATTCGCCAGCGCCTGGCCATGCGCAACTTTATGGAAGAAATGCGTAACGCCGGCCAGGTCACCGGAGGGCCGGCCCCCTTCAGCCAGACCGACCGTAAGGAATTCGCCGACAAGCTCGACCGCTGGCTACAAAGAAACGCACGCAATTGATAATGATTCTATTTTAAAACCCAGGCAGATCCGCTACCCTTCCCGCCTTATCTTTTGCAGGCTCAACGCGGGCCTGCGTGATTCACGGGAGAGAAGCGGAGTATGTCCTCACACAGCTACAAAACCACCAGCAGTTTTGCTGCCCTGGCCCGCCTGCTCAGATACGCCCGTGGCTATCGCCGACAGATCATCGCCGCCACCACCTGCTCGATCATCAACAAACTCTTTGATATCGCCCCGGAAATCCTGATCGGCGTCGCCATCGATGTGGTCGTCAACCAGGAAGAGAGCTTTGTGGCTGGTCTGGGTTTTAAAACCGCCCAGGAACAGATCACCATTCTTGCCGTACTCACCTTCTTTATCTGGGCCGGTGAATCCCTGTTCGAATACCTGTTCCAGATCCTCTGGCGCAATCTTGCCCAGCGCCTGCAGTCGGACCTGCGGCAGGATGCCTACGAGCATGCCCAGCGCCTCGACATGAGTTTCTTCGAGGCCCGCAGCTCCGGTCAGCTCGTGGCCACCATGAACGACGACGTGAACCAGCTTGAACGCTTCCTTGATGGCGGTGCCAACGCCATGATCCAGGTGCTGGTGACCGTCGTTGCCGTGGGTGCCGTATTCTTTGTACTTTCGCCGCTGATCGCCCTGCTGGCATTCACGCCCATTCCACTGATCATCTGGGGCGCCTTCTACTTCCAGCGCAAAGCCGGGCCGCTGTACGCCGACGTTCGTGAAAAAGTGGGTGACCTGTCCAGCCGGCTCGCGAACAACCTGGGTGGCATTGCCACTATAAAGAGTTTTACCGCCGAACAGCGGGAGGCCAAGCGACTGAAGGAAAGCAGCGAAGCCTACGTGGAGGCCAATCGCCGGGCCATCCGCATCAGCTCCGCCTTTATCCCGGTGATCCGGATGGCCATTCTTGCCGGCTTCCTGGCCACCTTTACGGTGGGCGGCATGATGGCCCTTGAGGGAAACCTGAACGTGGGTGCCTATGGCGTTCTGGTATTTCTTACCCAGCGCCTGCTGTGGCCCCTGACCGGGCTTGCCGAGGTGATTGATCTGTTCGAACGGGCCATGGCCAGCACCCGTCGGATTCTCGACCTTCTGGCCGAGCCCGTGCACGTGCGTGACGAGGGTGGCAGGGCACTGGCAGAGCCGGTGCAAGGCGATGTTGAGCTGGACAAAGTAAGCTTTCACTATCCCTCCAGCGGCGCAGGCATCCGGGATATCAGCCTGACCGTGGCAGCCGGCAATACCCTTGCGCTGGTCGGCGCGACTGGTTCCGGCAAATCCACTCTGATCAAGTTGCTGCTGCGGTTCTACGATCCGAGCAACGGCCAAATCCGAATCGATGGACAACCCATTCGGGATCTCAGCCTGCAATCCCTGCGCGGCGCAATTGGGCTGGTGAGTCAGGATGTCTACCTGTTCGAGGGCACCATTCGGGAAAACCTTGCCTATGGAAATCCGGCTGCCTCCGATACCGAGATCATTGATGCAGCGAAAACCGCGGAAGCCTGGTCGTTTATTGAAGCGCTGCCCGAGGGCCTGAACACACCGGTGGGTGAACGGGGCATTCGACTTTCTGGCGGACAACGCCAACGACTGTCCCTCGCCCGCGCCCTGCTGAAAGACCCGCCGATACTGGTGCTTGATGAAGCCACCAGCGCCGTGGACAACGAAACAGAAGCCGCCATCCAGCGGTCACTGAAACGTATCGGCCATAACCGGACCGTGATCATGATTGCCCATCGGCTCTCCACCATCGTTGATGCCGACTCCATTGCGGTAATCGAGGGCGGCAAAGTGCTGGAACAGGGAACTCATCGGGAGCTGCTCGACCAGGATGGGGCCTACGCCAATCAATGGCGGGTGCAGACCGGGCAAATACAGGCAGCCATTTAACGCAATATGTATTGATAGTGATTCGCATTTAAATTATTCTGCAGACCCTCAGCATTTCGGGAGCCTGCATGCCTGTTTTTTTTGACGTTTCCAGTCTCGATGTCCGAATTGGCGAAACCACCATACTTCAGAATCTGAACCTCGGTTTCTTTGAGGGTGAGGTGACAGCCCTGCTCGGGCATAACGGCTCCGGCAAATCCACCCTGCTCAAGGTGCTTGCCCGACAACTTGCACCCTCAGAAGGCAATGTCCAGCTTCTGGGCAAATCCTTCCGGAGCACGGGTGCACGGGAATTTGCCCGCAATGTGGGCTACCTGCCCCAGCATCCGCCGGGAACCGATGGCTTGACGGTTCGCGAGCTGGTTGCCCTGGGTCGCTACCCCTGGCGCGGACCGCTGGGACGTTATAACGAGGAAGACCAGCGCCTGATCACCCGGGCCATTGACGACACCGGACTCGGCCAGTTCCAGCATCGCTCCGTCGACACGCTCTCGGGCGGTGAACGCCAGCGGGCCTGGATTGCCATGCTGCTGGCCCAGCAAACACGCTGCCTGCTGCTGGATGAGCCCATATCCGCCCTGGATGTAAAACACCAGGTGGAAACCCTGCGCCTGGTCCATCGTCTCGCGGAGCAGCGGGACCTCACCGTGGTCGTCGTTCTGCACGATGTAGATCTTGCAGCGAGGTTCTGCGACCGGCTCGTGGCCCTGAAATCCGGCCAGCTGGTTGCCGATGGCAGCCCTCGGGACATCATGGATTCCGGCATCCTGGAATCCATTTACGGCGTGCCCATGGGCGTGATGGAGCGCGCGCCCGGACAGTGGGTGTCCTATGTTCACTAGATTTGAACTCTGTTGGCGATACGGCGCGGCACTGCTGTTGAGTCTGCTGCCGGTCTTTGCTGGAGCCGCAAGCTGGCAGCACGAACAGGGCACCCTGACCCTGGACAAGACTCCGGAACGGGTGATCGCTCTCAACTGGGCCGCCACCGAGGCGCTGCTTTTACTGGGCGTCACCCCTGTTGGCGTTGCCGATCGCGACGGTTATAACGTCTGGGTCAAGGAACCGGAACTTCCAGAGGGAGTCGCCAACATTGGCACCCGGGTGGCGCCGAGTCTGGAAGCCATTGCCGAGCTCAAACCGGATCTGATCGTCACCAGCTCCGAGATGGCGCCCGCAGCCAACCTGCTGGAGCGCATTGCACCCACCTATGTTGTCAGCGTCTACCAGCAAGGCTCCCGACCGTTCGAAAAGGCCAGCGATATGCTTACAACTCTCGGCGAAATGCTGAACCGGGAGGCGCGCGCAGAGGCCGTTCTCAACGATATCGACCAGACCCTGCAGGCTCAGCGCCGTCGCCTGGAGAATGCCGGCCTCACGGACCGACCGGTCGCGCTGGTGAACTTTCTGGACGACCGCCATGTTCGCGTATACGCACCCAACGGCCTTTACCAGAGCACGCTGAACGCCCTTGGTCTCGAGAACGCCTGGTCGCACTCCGGGAATTACTGGGGGTTCTCGGTGGTCGGGCTCGAAGCACTTGCGTCCTCCCGGGACAGCAGGATCGTCGTGATTTCTCCGATTTCGCCAGGCTTGCCTGACACCCTGGCCAACAGCCCTTTCTGGACCTACCTGCCACCGGTTCAGCGCGATCAGATTTACCAGATCGAGCCAGTCTGGCCGTTCGGGGGAGTCTTCCCGGTCAAACGGCTGGCAACGTTGCTTACCGATGAGCTGCTGGCCGGAGGTTCAGACAATGTACGCTGAATCTGCGACCAACCCGGTCGCTCAGCCATCTCTGCCAGCAAGATTGCCAGTGGCGGCAGCGCTGATCTGGTGTGGCGCGTTTCTCGCGAGCGCGGCGCCCTGGTTTGGCCAGCTCGACGCCGGAGCCCTCATCGCTGCCTTCTGGACATTCGAAGCGAACGACTACGCATCGGTGCTCGCACACCACAGCTGGGCACCCCGTGTCGCCATGGCCGTCCTGATTGGCTGCGGCCTTGGTCTCGCCGGGGTTGTGACCCAACAGATTCTTGGCAACCCACTGGCCTCGCCTAGCACCCTGGGCGTGGAGGCCGGCGGCCAATTCGGCATCACCATAGCCACGATGTTTTTTCCTGCGTTGCTGGCCTTCAGTCCGGACCTGGTGGCGGTTTCCGGCGGGCTATTGGCCATCGGACTGGTCATTGCGCTCACCTGGCACCTGGGCTTCTCGCCAGTGACCGTGATACTGGCCGGGCTTGTCGTCACGTTTTTCCTGGGCGCCGTGAATATGGCGTTCCTTTTACTTAAAGGCGAATGGCTGGGGAACCTGTTTATCTGGGGCGCGGGCTCACTGGTCCAGAACAACTGGCAACCGTTTATGGAGCTCTGGCCTCGGGTGCTGGTGCTGGCCGTATTCATGGTCCTCTTGATGCGCCCGCTCCAGGTTATGCAACTGGGGCAGACCTCCGCCCGGTCCCTGGGTGCCAAGGTCGGTCTGATTCGGGCACTGGCGCTATGTCTGGTTGTCCTGATGAGTGCCACCGTCGTCAGCCGGGTTGGTGTCGTGGCGTTTATCGGGCTTGCGGCACCGGTGCTGGCAAGGCTGCTGGGCGCCCGTACCCTGTCGGAGCGCATGATGTGGAGCAGTCTGCTCGGCGCAGGTCTGCTGTTACTGGCGGATACCCTGGCCCATTGGGCATCCACCTGGGGCGACGGATCACTGGTGCCAACCGGCACGACCACCGCCCTGATCGGCGGGCCCATTATTCTGATGGCCCTGCAGGGTTTGAAGAACACCCATCACATGCCGGGTCAGGATGACAGCCCGGCCGGCTTTCTGCCGAAGAGGCGCTCTACCCTCCTCATTGGCGGAGCCATCGCGGCTCTTGTGCTAGTCACCATTGCCATTTCCATGGGTTGGTCTCCCGGACTGGAAGAATGGAGCTGGACTCCGATCAGCCAGTGGCACGAGGCATGGGTCTGGCGCGGCCCAAGAATGCTGGCAGCGATTCTTGCCGGCGTCGCCCTGGGCCTTGCAGGCACACTGATCCAGCGAATGACAGGCAACCCCATGGCCAGCCCGGAGCTGCTCGGCATCAGCGGCGGCGCGGCAGTAGTCATGGTATTCATTGTGCTGTTCGGTGCCGATATTGGCCGGGCAGGACAGCTTGGAGCGGCCACCCTGGGCGCTACCGCTGCCCTGGGGTTGCTGATCATGCTTGCCCGCAAGCACCGGTTTGCCGGCAACCAGCTCCTGCTTGGCGGACTCGCTCTATACGTGTTCATGGACGCGGGCCTTCGCCTGGTCATGGCTTCCGGTGGCACCGTCGCCTCTCAGCTTCTTAACT contains:
- the fhuB gene encoding Fe(3+)-hydroxamate ABC transporter permease FhuB: MYAESATNPVAQPSLPARLPVAAALIWCGAFLASAAPWFGQLDAGALIAAFWTFEANDYASVLAHHSWAPRVAMAVLIGCGLGLAGVVTQQILGNPLASPSTLGVEAGGQFGITIATMFFPALLAFSPDLVAVSGGLLAIGLVIALTWHLGFSPVTVILAGLVVTFFLGAVNMAFLLLKGEWLGNLFIWGAGSLVQNNWQPFMELWPRVLVLAVFMVLLMRPLQVMQLGQTSARSLGAKVGLIRALALCLVVLMSATVVSRVGVVAFIGLAAPVLARLLGARTLSERMMWSSLLGAGLLLLADTLAHWASTWGDGSLVPTGTTTALIGGPIILMALQGLKNTHHMPGQDDSPAGFLPKRRSTLLIGGAIAALVLVTIAISMGWSPGLEEWSWTPISQWHEAWVWRGPRMLAAILAGVALGLAGTLIQRMTGNPMASPELLGISGGAAVVMVFIVLFGADIGRAGQLGAATLGATAALGLLIMLARKHRFAGNQLLLGGLALYVFMDAGLRLVMASGGTVASQLLNWMYGSTWLVSETEALGLLALIVLISAGLLVIIRPLSILPLGETSASSLGLPVTKVRLMLLLLAALLTASATVVIGPLSFVGLIAPHLARVLGQQTVGRQLVVAALAGGLLLGVADYLSRIVVYPNQLPAGLLAALVGGLYFLWGLSRHGRA
- a CDS encoding tellurite resistance TerB family protein, which gives rise to MNVMSVLNQVMKQAQGSQSQGGGMDVNKMVNSLGSQLKGAQGSGSGIDVKSLLGGGALGMMLGSKRGRKMGGKALKYGALAGVGVLAWKAYQNYQTNSQNPAQPAVVQQGQPLEQLQGQAQEQRGLEILQAMIMAARADGHIDANERALLTQEIEKLGPDDELHAWIQQQFDAPLDATALARNADSPQASREIYIVSAVMIDEQNPMERAWLDQLASALQLDPGLARELEQQIQSATAG
- a CDS encoding ABC transporter ATP-binding protein: MPVFFDVSSLDVRIGETTILQNLNLGFFEGEVTALLGHNGSGKSTLLKVLARQLAPSEGNVQLLGKSFRSTGAREFARNVGYLPQHPPGTDGLTVRELVALGRYPWRGPLGRYNEEDQRLITRAIDDTGLGQFQHRSVDTLSGGERQRAWIAMLLAQQTRCLLLDEPISALDVKHQVETLRLVHRLAEQRDLTVVVVLHDVDLAARFCDRLVALKSGQLVADGSPRDIMDSGILESIYGVPMGVMERAPGQWVSYVH
- a CDS encoding ABC transporter ATP-binding protein, translated to MSSHSYKTTSSFAALARLLRYARGYRRQIIAATTCSIINKLFDIAPEILIGVAIDVVVNQEESFVAGLGFKTAQEQITILAVLTFFIWAGESLFEYLFQILWRNLAQRLQSDLRQDAYEHAQRLDMSFFEARSSGQLVATMNDDVNQLERFLDGGANAMIQVLVTVVAVGAVFFVLSPLIALLAFTPIPLIIWGAFYFQRKAGPLYADVREKVGDLSSRLANNLGGIATIKSFTAEQREAKRLKESSEAYVEANRRAIRISSAFIPVIRMAILAGFLATFTVGGMMALEGNLNVGAYGVLVFLTQRLLWPLTGLAEVIDLFERAMASTRRILDLLAEPVHVRDEGGRALAEPVQGDVELDKVSFHYPSSGAGIRDISLTVAAGNTLALVGATGSGKSTLIKLLLRFYDPSNGQIRIDGQPIRDLSLQSLRGAIGLVSQDVYLFEGTIRENLAYGNPAASDTEIIDAAKTAEAWSFIEALPEGLNTPVGERGIRLSGGQRQRLSLARALLKDPPILVLDEATSAVDNETEAAIQRSLKRIGHNRTVIMIAHRLSTIVDADSIAVIEGGKVLEQGTHRELLDQDGAYANQWRVQTGQIQAAI
- a CDS encoding ABC transporter substrate-binding protein, producing MFTRFELCWRYGAALLLSLLPVFAGAASWQHEQGTLTLDKTPERVIALNWAATEALLLLGVTPVGVADRDGYNVWVKEPELPEGVANIGTRVAPSLEAIAELKPDLIVTSSEMAPAANLLERIAPTYVVSVYQQGSRPFEKASDMLTTLGEMLNREARAEAVLNDIDQTLQAQRRRLENAGLTDRPVALVNFLDDRHVRVYAPNGLYQSTLNALGLENAWSHSGNYWGFSVVGLEALASSRDSRIVVISPISPGLPDTLANSPFWTYLPPVQRDQIYQIEPVWPFGGVFPVKRLATLLTDELLAGGSDNVR
- a CDS encoding YaiI/YqxD family protein is translated as MPIWVDADACPVPIREILCRAATRWQIDTTFIANHAITLPPSPYIKRRQVPQGFDVADNEIMDQMHKGDLVITQDIPLAAEAIEKGADVFNPRGQAFTKENIRQRLAMRNFMEEMRNAGQVTGGPAPFSQTDRKEFADKLDRWLQRNARN
- a CDS encoding histidine phosphatase family protein, which gives rise to MISRILFSGLLALLFSLPAFAADNNEEAWDALRDGRAVLMLRHALAPGTGDPGNFDIKDCSTQRNLNDTGREQARAWKPFLADHGITEARVFSSQWCRCMDTATGMDMGEVTEWPSLNSFFRNRGDGPTQTRQTITLVNQLEEGAPVIMVSHQVNVTALADIFPSSNEGVIIALPLSETPTVLARVSPGR
- a CDS encoding zinc ribbon domain-containing protein YjdM, which translates into the protein MSQLPPCPQCSSEYTYEDGVQLVCPECGHEWSEAAAAAADAGTMIRDANGNELQDGDTVTVIKDLKVKGSSSVVKVGTKVKNIRLVDGDHDIDCKIDGIGAMKLKSEFVKKA